In the Bifidobacterium catenulatum PV20-2 genome, one interval contains:
- a CDS encoding long-chain fatty acid--CoA ligase, which produces MLTEYTTPGESVEVRDDESIYSLLTGRIARTGEDTVIAEHKTAPGQWAKVTTGEFHKDVIAAAKGLIAFGIAKGDAVTIFSTTRYEWGVLDFALAAIGAVNVPIYDTDSAAQAERILNDSDVKLAIADNRERFDRLDSVIDRCPSLKHILMLDSNAMGALEGLGVTVSDEELEARIDSVHADDLATIVYTSGSTGAPKGAELSHRNFISITRAGSLALHEIVLEDHPRLLLFLPLAHCFARFIQYASIASDDGVVGYLPDTKTLLPDLRSFEPTYLLGVPRVFEKVYNAASRKAGMGWKGRLFLKAAEAARDWSRMQQAGEQPTMKQTAEHLSYEASVYRTVRSALGPRIRYVACGGAPLDVSLAHFFNGIGLPMIQGYGMTETAAPFAANRVTDNVIGTVGQPAPGSSVRISDDGELQVKGPNVFRGYHNLPEKTAEAFTEDGWLKTGDLASIDDEGRITITGRKKDIIITAGGKNVSPIPMEQEIVKCPIVEHAVVVGDNRPFVGALITLDPEGLAAWLPSVGLSADTPLDRIATVAAVHDEIQKYVDKANATVSRAESVRKFVVLDTQFTQENKCLTPSLKVVRPAVNRVFAQVIDQQLYSGKR; this is translated from the coding sequence CAATGGGCGAAGGTCACTACCGGCGAATTCCACAAGGATGTGATCGCCGCCGCCAAAGGTCTTATCGCGTTCGGCATCGCCAAGGGCGACGCCGTCACCATCTTCTCCACCACCCGCTACGAGTGGGGCGTGCTCGACTTTGCACTGGCCGCCATCGGCGCAGTGAACGTGCCGATCTACGACACTGATTCCGCGGCGCAGGCCGAGCGCATTCTCAACGATTCGGATGTGAAACTGGCCATCGCCGACAATCGCGAGCGCTTCGACCGTCTCGACTCCGTAATCGACCGCTGCCCGTCTCTCAAGCACATTCTGATGCTCGATTCCAACGCCATGGGCGCGTTGGAAGGCTTGGGGGTCACCGTGTCCGACGAGGAGCTGGAAGCGCGCATCGATTCGGTGCATGCAGACGATCTGGCCACCATCGTGTACACGTCCGGTTCGACGGGAGCTCCAAAGGGTGCCGAGCTTTCGCACCGCAATTTCATATCGATCACGCGCGCGGGCAGTCTGGCGTTGCATGAGATCGTTCTCGAAGATCATCCGCGACTGCTTCTCTTCCTGCCGCTCGCCCACTGTTTCGCACGGTTCATCCAGTACGCGTCGATCGCTTCCGACGACGGCGTGGTCGGCTATCTGCCGGACACAAAGACGTTGCTGCCCGATTTGCGTTCCTTCGAACCGACATATCTGCTAGGCGTACCACGAGTGTTCGAGAAGGTGTATAACGCGGCCTCCCGCAAGGCCGGCATGGGCTGGAAGGGACGTCTGTTCCTCAAGGCGGCCGAAGCCGCACGCGATTGGTCGCGCATGCAGCAGGCCGGTGAGCAGCCGACCATGAAGCAGACCGCCGAACATCTCTCGTATGAGGCTTCCGTATACCGTACCGTGCGTAGTGCTCTCGGCCCGCGCATCCGCTACGTGGCATGCGGCGGCGCTCCTCTGGACGTGTCTCTGGCGCATTTCTTCAACGGTATCGGCCTGCCGATGATTCAGGGTTACGGTATGACGGAAACCGCTGCGCCGTTCGCAGCCAACCGCGTCACCGACAATGTGATCGGCACTGTTGGCCAACCGGCTCCGGGATCATCTGTGCGCATTTCCGATGATGGCGAACTTCAGGTGAAGGGCCCGAACGTGTTCAGGGGCTACCACAATCTGCCTGAGAAGACGGCGGAAGCGTTCACCGAGGATGGGTGGCTGAAAACGGGTGATTTGGCGTCGATTGACGACGAGGGACGTATTACGATCACCGGCCGTAAGAAGGACATCATCATCACTGCCGGCGGTAAGAACGTCTCCCCGATTCCGATGGAGCAGGAGATCGTGAAATGTCCGATTGTGGAGCATGCGGTGGTTGTCGGCGACAATCGCCCGTTCGTCGGTGCGCTGATCACGCTGGATCCGGAAGGATTGGCAGCTTGGCTGCCGTCCGTGGGATTGTCTGCAGACACTCCGCTCGACCGCATCGCGACCGTCGCTGCCGTTCACGATGAGATTCAGAAGTATGTGGACAAGGCGAACGCAACGGTTTCGCGCGCCGAATCCGTACGAAAGTTCGTAGTGCTAGATACCCAGTTCACGCAGGAAAACAAGTGCCTGACCCCGTCGCTGAAAGTGGTGCGTCCGGCAGTGAACCGCGTGTTCGCGCAGGTGATCGATCAGCAGCTGTACTCCGGCAAACGCTGA
- the thrB gene encoding homoserine kinase, with the protein MTPVTRKVRVRVPATSANLGSGFDTVGLALDYHDGLEFTLSADPVNTAAQVMIEGEGADTLPRDETHLVVSTFRRACQTFGLGRVGFILQAHNNIPQARGMGSSAEAIVAGIAAAAAFAQDDGLNRDAVFELAAAIEGHPDNVAPAVYGGLTMSWDMETPEGVGSVPIPGGEPLHKGFHTINYRVADDLTAAVFVPDYELSTEKARQALPGQLAFKDAVHNVSRVSLLPAAMNPAMLATGQRQNANALLFAATQDRLHQPYRAPLMEPSWALIEKLRSHGFASMVSGAGPCVLVLHHGDAHEQLEQLASEELASGHWRVLHLGVDTKGVQVERV; encoded by the coding sequence ATGACTCCAGTTACTCGTAAAGTACGCGTGCGTGTTCCGGCTACCAGTGCCAATCTTGGCTCTGGCTTTGATACGGTCGGACTTGCTCTGGACTACCACGACGGACTTGAATTCACGCTGAGCGCCGATCCGGTGAACACTGCGGCTCAGGTGATGATCGAAGGCGAAGGCGCCGATACTCTCCCGCGTGACGAAACCCACTTGGTGGTTTCCACGTTCCGCCGCGCATGCCAGACCTTTGGTCTGGGCCGTGTGGGCTTCATTCTTCAGGCTCACAACAACATTCCTCAGGCACGAGGCATGGGCTCTTCCGCAGAGGCCATTGTGGCGGGCATCGCAGCCGCGGCCGCCTTCGCGCAGGACGACGGACTCAACCGTGATGCCGTGTTTGAGCTTGCTGCGGCCATCGAAGGCCATCCGGACAACGTGGCTCCGGCCGTGTATGGCGGGCTCACCATGTCTTGGGACATGGAAACCCCCGAAGGTGTCGGTTCCGTGCCGATTCCGGGCGGCGAGCCGCTGCACAAGGGCTTCCACACCATCAACTATCGTGTTGCCGACGATCTGACCGCAGCCGTGTTCGTGCCGGATTATGAGCTGTCCACCGAAAAGGCGCGTCAGGCGCTGCCGGGTCAGCTGGCGTTCAAGGATGCTGTGCACAATGTGTCTCGTGTGAGCCTGCTGCCGGCCGCCATGAATCCTGCTATGCTGGCGACTGGCCAGCGTCAGAATGCCAATGCGTTGCTATTCGCAGCCACGCAGGATCGTTTGCATCAGCCGTATCGCGCCCCTTTGATGGAACCGTCGTGGGCACTGATCGAAAAGCTGCGTTCCCATGGTTTCGCATCCATGGTTTCCGGTGCCGGCCCATGCGTGCTCGTGCTGCATCATGGCGACGCTCACGAACAGCTGGAACAGCTCGCTTCCGAAGAGCTCGCTTCCGGTCATTGGCGTGTGCTGCATTTGGGCGTCGACACCAAGGGTGTGCAGGTGGAACGCGTATGA
- a CDS encoding homoserine dehydrogenase, whose protein sequence is MAQEDVAPIRVGLLGAGTVGSQTARLLVEQKDELAARIGRPIELTGVACLDPSETDPFPWIDKSVVTTDTMSVATNADIVVELIGGTGVARKFVLAAIESGASVVTANKALLAKYGPEIYAAAEAKGVDIYFEASVGGAIPFLKPLRESLVGDKVTSMLGIVNGTTNYILDEMTTKGLDFDDVLKDAQAKGYAEADPTGDIEGYDAANKAAIMATLGFHTNVTIDDVSVEGVTKITADDIAAATAENKVIKLLAVVENGEAGVSARVYPALISNEHPLASVHGSFNAVFVKAEAADDLMFYGRGAGGAPTASAVVGDVVTEARHIAQGCTGPTIPLYKDLKKAPIEASKAEFAVRFVIHDNPGVLAAIAAKFAEHGVSINGVNQDLKPTLKDPGYDGELQQLRLVTHMTDELTLRETVKDVCALDCVVGEPSILRVLN, encoded by the coding sequence TTGGCACAGGAAGATGTTGCGCCGATTCGCGTTGGATTGTTGGGCGCGGGCACGGTCGGCTCTCAGACCGCACGCCTGCTGGTGGAGCAGAAGGATGAGCTTGCCGCACGCATCGGACGACCGATCGAACTGACCGGCGTCGCCTGCCTTGATCCGTCGGAAACCGACCCGTTCCCGTGGATCGACAAGTCCGTGGTGACCACCGACACCATGAGCGTGGCCACCAATGCCGACATTGTGGTCGAGCTGATCGGTGGAACCGGCGTGGCCCGCAAGTTCGTGCTTGCGGCCATCGAATCCGGCGCTTCCGTGGTTACCGCCAACAAGGCGCTGTTGGCCAAGTATGGTCCAGAAATCTATGCCGCCGCCGAAGCCAAGGGCGTCGATATCTACTTCGAGGCTTCCGTGGGCGGTGCTATTCCGTTCCTCAAGCCACTGCGTGAATCCCTCGTCGGAGACAAGGTGACGAGCATGCTCGGCATCGTCAACGGCACCACGAACTACATTCTCGACGAAATGACCACCAAGGGTCTTGATTTCGACGACGTGCTGAAGGACGCTCAGGCCAAGGGATACGCCGAAGCGGATCCGACCGGGGACATCGAAGGCTATGATGCGGCCAACAAGGCGGCCATCATGGCCACGCTCGGCTTCCACACCAACGTGACCATCGACGATGTGTCCGTTGAGGGCGTCACCAAGATCACCGCCGACGATATTGCCGCCGCAACCGCCGAAAACAAGGTCATCAAGCTGCTGGCCGTGGTGGAGAATGGCGAGGCCGGTGTGTCTGCCCGCGTGTATCCGGCGCTGATTTCCAACGAGCATCCGCTGGCTTCCGTGCATGGTTCCTTTAACGCGGTGTTTGTGAAGGCCGAAGCGGCCGACGATCTGATGTTCTATGGTCGTGGCGCTGGCGGCGCTCCGACCGCTTCTGCAGTGGTTGGCGATGTGGTGACCGAGGCGCGCCACATCGCACAGGGATGCACCGGCCCGACCATTCCGCTGTATAAGGATTTGAAGAAGGCTCCGATCGAGGCTTCCAAGGCCGAGTTCGCCGTGCGTTTCGTGATTCACGACAATCCGGGCGTGCTTGCGGCCATCGCGGCCAAGTTCGCCGAGCATGGCGTGTCTATCAATGGTGTGAACCAGGATCTCAAGCCCACGCTGAAGGATCCGGGTTACGACGGCGAACTGCAGCAGCTGCGCCTTGTCACGCACATGACCGACGAGCTTACCCTGCGTGAAACCGTGAAAGACGTGTGCGCACTCGACTGCGTGGTTGGCGAGCCTTCCATCCTCCGCGTGCTCAACTAA
- the araA gene encoding L-arabinose isomerase, whose protein sequence is MAMENPFEGKEVWFGVGSQDLYGEEALRQVGEQSGEIVDALNATGKIPVKVVLKPTLKSSDGVKAFMVEASANPNVIGVITWCHTFSPAKMWIRGLEVLTKPLLQLNTQHHFEIPWETIDMDFMNLNQAAHGDREFGYILTRLGINRKIVVGHYTDPAVAEEIGTWARACAGWDASNNMKVMRWGDNMRNVAVTEGDKTEAERVFGASINTWAVNELVAAYDAVKDDQVKDIIEDYKAKYDVDPALLDAKYDSLFIAAKEEAAMVNMMRANGCTAGVDNFEDLGALPQLPGVGPQRFPSEYGFGFSAEGDWKTAVLVRIGAVMGYGLEGGASLMEDYSYNFTPGNEMIMGSHMLEVSPSVGTIAKPKLEIHPLGIGGKADPVRLVFTVAPKKDAVVVSMSDVRERFRLTMNLVDVVEPLGELKQLPCARGLWKPQPNLKTSAECWLRSGASHHTCMTTSVGREAWEDFARIAGVELATIDANTKVAEFERDLEISEMYHRLNNRH, encoded by the coding sequence ATGGCAATGGAAAACCCGTTTGAAGGCAAGGAAGTCTGGTTTGGCGTCGGATCCCAGGATCTGTACGGCGAAGAAGCGCTGCGTCAGGTGGGTGAGCAGTCCGGCGAAATCGTCGACGCACTCAACGCAACCGGCAAAATCCCGGTCAAGGTGGTGCTCAAGCCGACCCTGAAGTCCTCCGACGGCGTCAAGGCCTTCATGGTCGAAGCCTCCGCCAATCCGAACGTCATCGGTGTGATCACCTGGTGCCACACCTTCTCCCCGGCCAAGATGTGGATCCGCGGCCTCGAAGTGCTCACCAAGCCGCTGCTGCAGCTCAACACGCAGCACCACTTCGAAATCCCGTGGGAAACCATCGACATGGACTTCATGAACCTGAACCAGGCCGCACACGGCGACCGTGAGTTCGGCTACATTCTGACCCGTCTAGGCATCAACCGCAAGATTGTGGTCGGCCACTACACCGATCCGGCTGTTGCCGAAGAAATCGGCACCTGGGCACGCGCCTGCGCCGGCTGGGACGCATCCAACAACATGAAGGTCATGCGTTGGGGCGACAACATGCGCAATGTGGCCGTCACCGAAGGCGACAAGACCGAAGCCGAGCGCGTGTTCGGCGCATCCATCAACACTTGGGCAGTCAACGAACTCGTCGCAGCCTACGACGCCGTCAAGGATGACCAGGTCAAGGACATCATCGAAGACTACAAGGCCAAGTACGACGTTGACCCGGCTCTGCTCGACGCCAAGTACGACTCCCTGTTCATCGCGGCCAAGGAAGAAGCCGCTATGGTCAACATGATGCGCGCTAACGGCTGCACCGCCGGCGTCGACAACTTCGAAGACCTGGGCGCCCTCCCGCAGCTGCCGGGAGTTGGCCCGCAGCGCTTCCCGTCCGAGTACGGCTTCGGCTTCTCCGCCGAAGGCGACTGGAAGACCGCCGTGCTCGTGCGCATCGGCGCAGTGATGGGCTACGGCCTCGAAGGTGGTGCTTCCCTCATGGAAGACTATTCCTACAATTTCACCCCGGGCAACGAGATGATCATGGGCTCCCACATGCTTGAAGTCTCCCCGTCCGTCGGCACCATCGCCAAGCCGAAGCTGGAAATCCACCCGCTCGGCATCGGTGGCAAGGCCGATCCGGTGCGTTTGGTCTTCACTGTCGCCCCGAAGAAGGATGCCGTTGTCGTGTCCATGTCTGACGTGCGCGAACGTTTCCGCCTGACCATGAACCTGGTCGACGTGGTCGAGCCGCTCGGAGAGCTCAAGCAGTTGCCGTGCGCCCGTGGTCTGTGGAAGCCGCAGCCGAACCTCAAGACCTCCGCCGAGTGCTGGCTGCGTTCCGGCGCCTCCCACCACACTTGCATGACCACCTCCGTTGGTCGTGAGGCTTGGGAAGACTTCGCCCGCATTGCCGGTGTCGAGCTCGCCACCATCGACGCGAACACCAAGGTCGCAGAATTCGAGCGTGACCTGGAGATCTCCGAAATGTATCACCGCCTCAACAACCGTCACTGA
- a CDS encoding LacI family DNA-binding transcriptional regulator, with the protein MAGRRNAANKRPSMFEVAKMAGVSHQTVSRVVNHSPDVSDATREKVLKAIDALGYRPSNSARALASHRSRTIGLIAGGQRFYGPISAISSIEAMARQHGLFMSVSMVHEALCSQTEFDDLCFTFDEMNVDAFIFLTPTDVMFSAACRAQITQPRVIVTSTHGSISVQDGLRLMKLADRRRVSVVGVDQWAAMADVMHLVVEYGHRSVLYFAGPKEWRDAATRLMAWNKLCAANAVSSVTVQCETWESTEAYGKMNHILENIGRTGGNLPTCMVCANDSQAVGVSRALHEHGMRIPQDVSLVGFDDMPAMDNMYPPLATVRPDFEQLGVAAMRETLFLLGEGDENSFASSQHGVGLISAKVIGRASLGAASRR; encoded by the coding sequence ATGGCAGGCAGGCGTAATGCGGCGAACAAACGCCCTTCGATGTTCGAAGTGGCGAAAATGGCTGGTGTCAGCCATCAAACGGTGTCACGCGTGGTAAACCATTCCCCTGACGTGTCTGACGCGACCCGCGAGAAAGTGCTGAAAGCCATCGACGCGCTCGGCTACCGTCCAAGCAATTCCGCACGCGCCCTCGCCTCGCATCGCTCCCGTACCATCGGTTTGATTGCAGGTGGGCAGCGTTTTTACGGCCCGATCTCCGCGATTTCCTCGATTGAGGCGATGGCGAGGCAGCATGGCCTGTTCATGTCGGTGAGCATGGTGCACGAGGCGCTCTGCTCGCAGACGGAATTCGATGATCTATGCTTCACCTTCGACGAGATGAATGTGGATGCGTTTATTTTCCTCACGCCAACGGATGTCATGTTCTCGGCCGCCTGTCGTGCGCAGATCACGCAGCCGCGCGTTATCGTCACCTCCACGCACGGCAGCATCAGCGTGCAAGACGGTTTGCGTTTGATGAAGCTGGCCGACCGTCGCCGCGTATCGGTTGTAGGCGTGGACCAGTGGGCGGCCATGGCCGACGTGATGCATTTGGTGGTTGAGTATGGGCATCGTTCCGTGCTCTATTTCGCAGGTCCGAAGGAATGGCGTGATGCCGCCACGCGTTTGATGGCGTGGAACAAGCTGTGCGCGGCCAATGCGGTGAGTTCCGTCACCGTGCAGTGCGAAACATGGGAATCGACCGAAGCGTATGGCAAGATGAATCATATTCTTGAAAACATCGGTCGTACAGGTGGAAATCTGCCGACGTGCATGGTGTGTGCGAACGACAGCCAGGCGGTTGGTGTGTCTCGTGCGCTGCATGAACATGGCATGCGCATTCCGCAGGATGTGAGTCTGGTCGGTTTCGATGACATGCCCGCTATGGACAACATGTACCCGCCGCTGGCCACGGTTCGCCCTGATTTTGAACAGCTTGGCGTTGCCGCCATGCGGGAGACGTTGTTTTTGCTAGGGGAGGGCGATGAGAATTCGTTCGCCTCGTCGCAGCATGGCGTTGGTCTGATTTCCGCAAAAGTGATCGGGCGTGCATCTTTGGGTGCCGCCAGCCGTCGCTGA
- a CDS encoding L-ribulose-5-phosphate 4-epimerase: MATLADYGPEVRAEVKQVREVVAALHEQLVKWNLVVWTAGNVSQRLHTADLMVIKPSGLRYEYLTPSSMVVCDLDGNVVDGSEAPSSDTASHAYIYRHMPDVYGVVHTHSTYATAWAATGQNIPCGLTMMGDEFGGPVPVGPFRLIGSEAIGEGVVETLKEYPKSPAVLMQNHGPFTIGKDAESAVKAAAMTEEVAHTMWAARQLGEIIPISDEDIAKLNDRYTNVYGQH; the protein is encoded by the coding sequence ATGGCTACTTTGGCTGATTATGGTCCTGAGGTGCGTGCGGAGGTCAAGCAGGTGCGTGAGGTCGTGGCGGCTTTGCACGAGCAGTTGGTCAAGTGGAACTTGGTGGTGTGGACCGCGGGCAACGTGTCGCAGCGTCTGCACACCGCGGACCTGATGGTGATCAAGCCGTCCGGCCTGCGTTACGAGTACCTGACCCCGTCGAGCATGGTGGTGTGCGATCTGGACGGCAACGTGGTGGACGGTTCCGAGGCTCCTTCCTCCGATACGGCGTCGCATGCGTACATCTACCGTCATATGCCGGATGTGTACGGCGTGGTGCACACGCATTCCACGTACGCGACGGCATGGGCGGCGACGGGCCAGAACATTCCGTGCGGTCTGACGATGATGGGCGACGAGTTCGGCGGTCCGGTTCCGGTGGGTCCGTTCCGTCTGATTGGTTCCGAGGCGATCGGCGAGGGCGTGGTCGAGACGCTCAAGGAGTATCCGAAGTCCCCGGCGGTGCTGATGCAGAACCATGGTCCGTTCACGATCGGCAAGGACGCTGAGTCCGCGGTGAAGGCGGCGGCGATGACGGAGGAGGTCGCTCATACGATGTGGGCCGCCCGCCAGCTTGGTGAGATCATTCCGATTTCCGATGAGGATATCGCGAAGTTGAATGATCGTTACACCAACGTCTACGGCCAGCACTGA
- a CDS encoding diaminopimelate decarboxylase: MAVTPIWPAGSNVNEQGEITFHGRTAESLLNEFGSPLYVIDTDDVRARAAKFVKSAANAFNNTVTHVSFAGKALLSKEICRIVTESGMLIDTCTMGEMRIALAAGVPGRRLVLHGNNKSDAEIELAITEGFAKIVVDEPNEPARIAEIAKRLGKRARVMLRVTSGIHAGGHEFVSTAHEDQKFGVALLPVGADASKLNVLDDLADVTPAGSNARLGESEATPGESAERQLQYDIKYPYDMSHEKVSEGDRKLAEAMTMVADGPALAVLKEIYRHQDVLELVGVHSHIGSNIHDADAFIQAAKRMMLLRKTFYATDAYTLPEVDLGGGYSVAYTDGEDSMDLDTELARLADAVTTVNRALGMPAPVISFEPGRWTVAPTGVTLYRVGTVKPVQLAGTAKDKAGNPVTERVYVSVDGGMSDNIRPALYGSDYTAKIANREGSSETKLCRVVGMHCESGDIIVNEVRLPADIQRGDVLAVPVTGAYGRTMASNYNQALIPAVVAVSEQDAHVMIRRQTIDDLLDWDVSE, from the coding sequence ATGGCAGTCACCCCCATCTGGCCGGCCGGCTCCAACGTGAACGAGCAAGGTGAAATCACGTTCCATGGCCGCACTGCCGAAAGCCTGCTGAACGAATTTGGTTCGCCGCTCTACGTCATCGACACCGATGACGTGCGCGCCCGCGCCGCCAAATTCGTCAAATCTGCGGCAAATGCGTTCAACAACACCGTAACCCACGTCAGTTTCGCCGGAAAAGCACTGCTTTCCAAGGAAATCTGCCGTATCGTCACCGAATCCGGCATGCTGATTGACACCTGCACCATGGGCGAGATGCGTATCGCGCTTGCCGCGGGCGTTCCCGGAAGGCGGCTCGTGCTGCACGGCAACAACAAGTCCGATGCGGAAATCGAACTCGCCATTACCGAAGGCTTCGCCAAAATCGTGGTGGACGAGCCGAACGAGCCGGCCCGTATCGCCGAAATCGCCAAGCGTCTCGGCAAGCGCGCTCGCGTGATGTTGCGTGTTACGTCCGGCATTCATGCGGGCGGCCACGAATTCGTGTCTACCGCGCATGAGGACCAGAAGTTCGGTGTCGCCTTGCTGCCGGTTGGTGCCGATGCAAGCAAGCTGAACGTGCTCGACGATTTGGCTGACGTGACCCCCGCAGGGTCGAACGCACGCCTAGGCGAAAGCGAAGCCACTCCGGGCGAAAGCGCAGAACGCCAACTGCAGTACGACATCAAATACCCGTATGACATGAGCCACGAGAAGGTTTCTGAAGGCGACCGCAAACTCGCCGAAGCCATGACCATGGTGGCTGATGGCCCCGCGCTCGCCGTATTGAAGGAGATCTACCGCCATCAGGATGTGCTCGAACTGGTCGGCGTGCATTCGCATATCGGATCGAACATTCACGATGCGGACGCCTTTATCCAGGCCGCGAAGCGCATGATGCTGCTGCGCAAGACCTTCTACGCCACCGACGCATACACACTGCCGGAGGTTGACTTGGGCGGCGGCTATTCCGTGGCCTACACCGATGGCGAGGATTCGATGGATCTCGATACGGAACTTGCCCGCCTTGCCGATGCGGTCACCACCGTGAACCGTGCGCTCGGCATGCCCGCTCCGGTCATTTCGTTCGAACCGGGCCGTTGGACGGTCGCCCCGACCGGCGTCACCTTGTATCGCGTGGGTACGGTCAAGCCGGTGCAGCTTGCCGGAACCGCGAAAGACAAGGCTGGCAATCCGGTTACGGAACGCGTGTACGTGTCTGTCGACGGCGGTATGAGCGACAATATTCGTCCGGCATTGTATGGATCGGATTACACTGCGAAAATCGCCAATCGTGAGGGTTCCAGCGAAACCAAGTTGTGCCGTGTGGTCGGCATGCACTGCGAATCGGGCGATATCATCGTCAACGAGGTGCGTCTTCCTGCCGATATTCAGCGCGGTGACGTGCTTGCGGTGCCTGTTACGGGTGCATACGGTCGCACGATGGCCAGCAACTACAATCAGGCGCTGATTCCTGCGGTTGTTGCCGTATCCGAGCAAGATGCGCATGTGATGATTCGCCGTCAGACGATCGATGATCTGTTGGATTGGGATGTGAGCGAATAG
- a CDS encoding xylulokinase gives MAQEQVLDDHIALTAEKIRAGKTSLGIEFGSTRIKAVLIDDTYVTIATGDYGWASHLEDGLWSYSQKEIWTGLQTAYAALAEDVENAYGEKLTRVGRIGFSAMMHGYLAFDKDGELLVPFRTWQNTNTFEAHEKLSELFQYNIPERWSIAHLYQAVLDNEEHIGKVDFFTTLAGYVHWKLTGKKVLGVGDASGMFPIDPTTHTYETEFIKKFNAIPEVAAQPWKLADLLPEPLVAGTPAGTLTEEGAKLLDPTGTLQPGITFAPPEGDAGTGMVATNSVRVRTGNVSAGTSIFAMVVLEHKLERLHPEVDLVTTPAGDLAGMSHANNFTSDLNAWVGLFGQFAAAIGTPVNAGTLYGTLFRAAIADDVDSNCGGLINYPFRSGEFLAGLPEGRPLFARGPEARMSLGNFMRAQLFSAFSPVKIGMDVMTKDEGVAVDSLVGHGGIFTTPKVAQKILAAAFDTPIKVMSTAAEGGAWGMAVLADYLWHADQPLDEFLDARVFADAASTTENPDEGDVAGFEEFFDRFRKGLPIEHTAIQTIDLETK, from the coding sequence ATGGCGCAAGAGCAGGTACTTGACGATCACATCGCGCTAACTGCCGAGAAAATCCGCGCTGGCAAGACGAGTCTGGGCATCGAATTCGGCTCCACCCGAATCAAGGCTGTGCTCATCGACGACACGTATGTCACCATTGCAACCGGCGATTACGGCTGGGCCAGCCATTTGGAAGACGGCCTGTGGAGCTACTCGCAGAAAGAAATCTGGACTGGCTTGCAGACCGCATACGCGGCGCTCGCCGAAGACGTCGAAAACGCCTATGGCGAAAAGCTCACCCGCGTGGGCCGCATCGGCTTCTCCGCCATGATGCACGGCTACCTCGCCTTCGACAAGGATGGCGAACTGCTGGTGCCGTTCCGAACCTGGCAGAACACCAACACTTTCGAAGCGCACGAAAAGCTTTCCGAACTGTTCCAGTACAACATTCCGGAACGCTGGTCCATCGCACACCTGTATCAGGCCGTGCTCGACAACGAAGAGCATATCGGCAAGGTCGATTTCTTCACCACCCTCGCAGGCTACGTGCACTGGAAGCTCACCGGCAAGAAAGTGCTCGGCGTTGGCGACGCATCCGGCATGTTCCCGATCGACCCGACCACGCACACCTACGAAACCGAATTCATCAAAAAGTTCAATGCGATTCCGGAAGTAGCAGCCCAGCCGTGGAAGCTAGCCGACCTGCTGCCGGAACCGCTGGTCGCAGGTACTCCTGCAGGCACGCTGACCGAGGAGGGCGCCAAGCTGCTCGACCCGACCGGCACGCTGCAGCCGGGCATCACGTTCGCTCCGCCGGAAGGTGACGCTGGCACCGGCATGGTGGCCACCAACTCCGTGCGCGTGCGTACCGGCAACGTTTCCGCCGGCACCTCCATCTTCGCCATGGTCGTGCTCGAACACAAGCTGGAACGTCTGCATCCGGAAGTCGACCTCGTCACCACTCCTGCCGGCGATCTTGCAGGCATGAGCCACGCCAACAACTTCACATCCGACCTCAACGCATGGGTTGGACTGTTCGGCCAATTCGCGGCCGCAATCGGCACTCCGGTCAACGCAGGTACCTTGTATGGCACGCTGTTCCGAGCCGCCATCGCGGACGATGTCGATTCCAACTGCGGCGGACTCATCAACTACCCGTTCCGCTCCGGCGAATTCCTCGCAGGGCTGCCCGAAGGCCGTCCTCTGTTCGCGCGCGGCCCGGAAGCCCGCATGAGCCTCGGCAACTTCATGCGCGCCCAGCTGTTCAGCGCATTCTCCCCGGTGAAGATCGGCATGGATGTGATGACCAAGGACGAGGGCGTTGCCGTTGACTCCCTTGTCGGCCACGGTGGCATCTTCACCACCCCGAAGGTTGCCCAGAAGATTCTCGCAGCCGCATTCGATACGCCGATCAAGGTAATGTCCACCGCTGCCGAAGGCGGCGCATGGGGCATGGCCGTGCTTGCCGATTATCTGTGGCATGCCGACCAGCCGCTCGACGAATTCCTTGACGCTCGCGTGTTCGCCGATGCCGCTTCGACCACGGAAAATCCGGATGAAGGCGATGTCGCGGGATTCGAGGAATTCTTCGATCGCTTCCGCAAGGGGCTTCCGATCGAACACACCGCAATCCAAACAATCGATTTGGAAACTAAGTAA